A single Aulosira sp. FACHB-615 DNA region contains:
- a CDS encoding dihydroorotate dehydrogenase-like protein, producing MDITTTYMGLQLRSPLVPSSSPLTENIDNIQRMEDAGAGAVVMHSLFEEQLILESYELHHHLTYGTESFAESLTYFPEPERFRIGPDEYLELIHKAKEKVDIPIIGSLNGSSLDGWTDYARLLEQAGISALELNTYYVQTDTELPGEDIEESYVNMVRNVKASVNVPVAVKLSPYFTNMANFAQRLDHAGADALVLFNRFYQPDINLETLEVEPNVLLSTPQDIRLPLRWIAILYDRIHADLAATSGIHNAHDVLKMLMVGANITMLCSVLLRQGINHIRCIEEEMRQWMEKHEYESVRQLQGSMSQKNCPNPSAFERAQYMKALRTYKPEWGRIYEPSYYHG from the coding sequence ATGGATATAACTACAACATACATGGGGTTGCAACTGCGATCGCCCCTTGTCCCCTCATCGTCTCCCCTAACAGAAAATATTGATAACATTCAACGGATGGAAGATGCTGGTGCTGGTGCAGTGGTAATGCACTCACTGTTTGAAGAACAGTTAATCTTAGAAAGCTACGAACTGCATCATCACTTAACTTATGGGACAGAAAGTTTTGCGGAATCTCTGACTTATTTTCCTGAACCAGAAAGATTTCGCATCGGCCCAGACGAATATTTAGAACTAATTCACAAAGCTAAGGAAAAAGTCGATATCCCAATTATTGGCAGTTTGAATGGTTCTTCTTTAGATGGCTGGACTGACTACGCTAGGCTTTTAGAACAAGCAGGTATTTCTGCACTAGAATTAAATACCTACTACGTCCAAACTGACACGGAACTTCCAGGGGAAGATATCGAGGAAAGTTACGTCAATATGGTGCGTAACGTCAAAGCCTCTGTGAATGTTCCCGTTGCAGTCAAGCTGAGTCCCTATTTTACCAATATGGCCAATTTCGCCCAGCGTTTAGATCATGCTGGGGCCGATGCTTTGGTATTGTTCAACCGCTTTTATCAACCAGATATCAACCTCGAAACCTTGGAAGTCGAACCAAACGTATTGTTAAGCACTCCCCAAGATATCCGCTTACCTCTGCGTTGGATTGCTATTCTCTACGATCGCATCCATGCCGACTTAGCCGCAACTAGTGGTATTCATAACGCTCACGATGTCTTAAAAATGCTGATGGTTGGCGCAAATATTACTATGTTGTGTTCTGTACTGCTGCGTCAAGGTATTAATCACATCCGTTGCATCGAGGAGGAAATGCGCCAATGGATGGAAAAACACGAATACGAATCAGTCCGACAGTTGCAAGGTAGCATGAGTCAGAAAAATTGCCCAAATCCCAGCGCCTTTGAACGCGCCCAATATATGAAGGCCTTGCGGACTTATAAACCTGAATGGGGGCGGATTTATGAACCATCTTATTATCATGGCTAA
- a CDS encoding ATP-dependent 6-phosphofructokinase — translation MKKRIGILTSGGDCPGLNCVIRAVVSHATLTYDWEVVGIPYATQGLLERQAIALSVHGWDLRGIDPLLNMGGTILGTINKGDTLARASEMIAGYAELKLDALIAIGGDGSMNIIHQLAILGNWNLITIPKTIDNDVALTERAIGFDTAVNTIVDALNRLTFTAASHDRVMIVEVMGRNAGHLALHSGIAGGADVILIPELTYTIPGLCQHIDELRNTWRRKFAIVVVAEGISPCVADFGNSCSLELNSKSPSLKCGMGQYIADQIAQCTNHEVDTRVSVLGHIQRGGIPSALDRLTATVFGKAAVDLIAQEKYDRMVAWQNGQVVPVPIADVVAKSPSPVDPGSYLIHSARALGTYVGE, via the coding sequence ATGAAAAAACGTATTGGTATTCTTACTAGTGGTGGCGACTGTCCAGGGTTGAATTGTGTGATTCGTGCGGTTGTGAGTCATGCCACACTCACATACGATTGGGAAGTTGTTGGTATTCCTTACGCTACACAAGGTTTATTAGAGCGACAAGCGATCGCACTCAGTGTTCACGGTTGGGATTTACGCGGTATTGATCCCCTGCTGAATATGGGCGGTACTATTCTCGGCACAATCAATAAGGGTGATACCTTAGCCCGTGCTAGTGAGATGATTGCTGGTTATGCCGAGTTAAAATTAGATGCTTTAATTGCCATTGGTGGTGATGGCAGTATGAACATCATCCATCAACTAGCTATTCTTGGCAATTGGAATTTAATTACGATTCCCAAAACCATAGACAATGACGTTGCTTTAACAGAAAGAGCGATCGGATTTGATACTGCTGTGAATACAATTGTTGATGCTCTCAATCGTCTCACATTTACCGCCGCCAGCCACGATCGCGTCATGATTGTCGAAGTGATGGGGCGCAACGCCGGACATTTAGCTTTACATTCCGGTATTGCCGGCGGCGCAGATGTCATATTAATCCCCGAATTAACATACACAATTCCCGGTTTATGTCAACATATTGACGAACTGCGAAATACTTGGCGGCGGAAATTTGCCATTGTTGTTGTTGCGGAAGGTATTTCACCCTGCGTAGCCGATTTTGGTAACAGTTGCAGTTTAGAACTCAATAGCAAATCCCCATCATTAAAATGTGGCATGGGACAATACATTGCCGACCAAATCGCTCAATGTACTAACCATGAAGTAGATACACGAGTTTCAGTTTTAGGACATATTCAACGCGGTGGAATTCCTTCTGCATTAGACAGACTCACAGCTACAGTCTTTGGCAAAGCTGCTGTAGATTTAATCGCCCAAGAAAAATACGACCGGATGGTAGCTTGGCAAAATGGCCAAGTTGTCCCTGTCCCCATTGCTGATGTAGTCGCTAAAAGCCCATCACCCGTAGACCCCGGCAGTTATTTGATACACAGCGCCCGTGCTTTAGGGACGTATGTAGGTGAGTAA
- the cutA gene encoding divalent-cation tolerance protein CutA, protein MKLYYVTLNNTDEARQIGRSLLEHKLAVCVNWFPITCAYSWEGEITEEPEVVLIVKTQDGYGAEIEKLIRQHISYTNFVAEISPTMVNAGFLNWLNAEVDEKGVRG, encoded by the coding sequence ATGAAGCTCTACTACGTCACATTGAATAATACAGATGAAGCGCGACAAATTGGACGCTCATTACTCGAACATAAGTTAGCAGTTTGCGTGAATTGGTTTCCGATTACCTGTGCTTATAGCTGGGAAGGGGAAATTACTGAAGAACCAGAAGTAGTACTGATAGTGAAAACTCAAGATGGTTATGGTGCAGAAATTGAAAAGTTAATCCGCCAGCACATCAGCTACACTAACTTTGTTGCAGAGATTTCACCCACAATGGTGAATGCAGGGTTTCTTAATTGGTTAAATGCCGAAGTTGATGAGAAAGGGGTTAGAGGTTAG
- a CDS encoding acireductone dioxygenase, translating into MAILKLEDGKILTDINHIAKELAPLNIQLNRWSVGENSELHHLLNQDSLNEDQKNQVLEFLDHYFEKLQQTAGYQSRDLIVLHPAIPDLDGFLAKFSQIHTHADDEVRYVIDGEAVFGFVRPDDSQVELTVQPQEYINVPAGTEHWFYLSPARRVKAVRYFIDTAGWVPQYTGKEIRTHQAVA; encoded by the coding sequence ATGGCGATTTTAAAATTAGAAGATGGCAAAATTCTCACAGATATCAATCACATTGCCAAAGAACTCGCACCGTTAAACATTCAACTCAATCGCTGGTCTGTGGGAGAAAATTCAGAGTTACATCATCTATTAAACCAAGATAGCCTCAACGAAGACCAAAAAAACCAAGTCCTGGAATTTCTAGATCATTATTTTGAAAAGCTACAACAAACAGCAGGTTATCAATCCCGTGATTTAATTGTGTTGCATCCAGCAATTCCCGACTTGGATGGATTTCTGGCAAAATTTTCCCAAATTCATACCCACGCTGATGATGAGGTACGCTACGTGATTGATGGTGAAGCCGTTTTTGGCTTCGTGCGTCCTGATGATAGCCAAGTAGAACTCACAGTACAACCACAAGAATATATCAACGTACCAGCCGGAACCGAACACTGGTTTTATCTCTCCCCCGCGCGACGAGTCAAAGCTGTGCGTTATTTTATCGATACAGCAGGCTGGGTTCCCCAGTATACAGGTAAAGAGATTCGCACCCATCAAGCTGTTGCTTAA
- a CDS encoding HAD-IB family phosphatase, translating into MKRIVFCDFDGTITVDETFVAVLKKFAPEVAGKFLPEMYAQRVTLREGVKKILESIPSSEYGKVLEFTRSQPIRQGFIELLDFLDSQNVPLVVVSGGLRGMVEVVLGEIAPRVTAIHAVDLDTTGAYFQVNSDYEGGTELVAKVQVMAKYPADETIAIGDSLTDLNMGLQASIVFARDRLAYYLDQHQKPYIPWNNFSDIQAYLQQLWKL; encoded by the coding sequence GTGAAGCGGATTGTTTTTTGCGATTTTGATGGGACAATCACTGTAGATGAAACCTTTGTGGCGGTGCTAAAAAAGTTTGCGCCGGAAGTGGCTGGAAAATTTCTACCAGAAATGTATGCTCAAAGGGTAACACTGCGGGAGGGAGTCAAGAAAATTTTAGAATCAATTCCATCTTCAGAGTATGGAAAAGTTTTAGAATTTACGCGATCGCAACCCATCCGTCAAGGATTTATCGAACTGCTAGATTTTCTAGATTCCCAAAATGTTCCTTTGGTTGTGGTGTCTGGTGGACTGCGGGGAATGGTAGAAGTAGTTTTAGGTGAGATAGCCCCAAGAGTAACAGCAATTCACGCCGTTGATCTAGATACGACTGGTGCTTACTTCCAAGTTAATTCTGATTATGAAGGCGGTACAGAATTAGTCGCCAAGGTGCAAGTCATGGCAAAATATCCGGCTGATGAGACAATTGCCATAGGTGACTCCCTCACAGATTTGAATATGGGCTTACAAGCTTCGATTGTATTTGCCCGCGATCGCCTAGCATATTACTTAGACCAACATCAAAAACCTTATATTCCCTGGAATAATTTCTCCGATATTCAGGCGTATCTACAGCAATTGTGGAAACTGTGA
- the mtnB gene encoding methylthioribulose 1-phosphate dehydratase: METVIDPRTELITTARHFYQQGWMVGTAGNLSVLLSDRSFWITASGVSKGELSHSDFARVYPDGKIETAAPHFKPSAETGIHQLIYHLFPEAQACYHIHSIESNLVARFVVGDSLLLPPLEMLKGLGVWEENPSCTVPIFTNHLQVSQIVAEISDRFQINPPKIPALLIRDHGITVWASSWQTARNYIELIDYIFRYMLAVRQLGLEGDNNN; the protein is encoded by the coding sequence GTGGAAACTGTGATTGATCCTCGTACAGAATTGATAACAACAGCCCGTCACTTTTACCAGCAAGGTTGGATGGTAGGCACAGCCGGAAATCTTTCGGTATTATTGAGCGATCGCAGTTTTTGGATTACCGCTAGTGGTGTGTCTAAAGGCGAACTCTCACACAGTGATTTTGCCCGTGTTTATCCAGATGGCAAAATTGAGACAGCCGCACCGCATTTCAAACCTTCGGCGGAAACTGGTATTCACCAATTAATTTATCACCTGTTTCCTGAAGCCCAAGCCTGCTATCACATTCATTCCATCGAGTCCAACTTAGTGGCGCGTTTTGTAGTGGGAGATAGTTTACTTCTACCACCTTTAGAAATGCTCAAAGGCTTGGGAGTGTGGGAAGAAAACCCCAGTTGTACAGTACCAATTTTTACCAATCACCTCCAAGTTTCCCAGATTGTGGCGGAGATTAGCGATCGCTTTCAGATAAATCCACCCAAAATTCCCGCCTTGCTCATCCGTGACCACGGTATCACAGTCTGGGCATCTTCTTGGCAAACAGCCCGTAACTACATAGAGTTGATAGACTACATCTTCCGTTACATGTTAGCTGTAAGACAACTGGGACTTGAGGGAGACAATAACAATTAA
- a CDS encoding putative quinol monooxygenase, with the protein MSNQNLRVVARFIALPNKVEELKALLLSVIAPTRQEAGVISYELLQNQSDPTNFTFVEEWTSAEALETHLNTPHIQAALGKLEGLLAAAPDISRYNLLA; encoded by the coding sequence ATGTCTAATCAAAATCTGCGTGTTGTGGCTCGTTTTATTGCCTTACCAAATAAAGTAGAAGAACTCAAAGCTTTACTACTCAGTGTAATCGCACCGACCAGACAAGAAGCAGGTGTAATTAGTTACGAACTTCTGCAAAACCAGTCTGACCCAACAAATTTCACATTTGTTGAAGAATGGACTTCTGCGGAAGCATTGGAAACTCATTTAAATACACCTCATATCCAAGCAGCATTAGGCAAACTAGAAGGTTTATTAGCTGCTGCACCAGATATTAGCCGCTACAATCTTTTAGCGTAA
- the glgA gene encoding glycogen synthase GlgA, with the protein MYIVQIASECAPVIKAGGLGDVVYGLSRELEGRGNCVEIILPMYDCMRYDHIWGLHDAYKDLWVPWYGAAVHCSVYCGWVHGRLCFFIQPHSEDNFFNRGCYYGCDDDNMRFAFFSKAALEFLNQSNKRPDIIHCHDWQTGLIPVLLAEIYKYNGMEYQRACYTIHNFKHQGIGGVQTLWATGLNREDYYFQYDKLRDNFNPFALNYMKGGIVYANAVTTVSPNHAEEARFTEVGCGLGHTLHLNQDKFSGVLNGIDYDFWNPEIDRYIPNNYTYEDFEQKIYNKKALRERLLLDAADKPIIAYIGRLDNQKGVHLVHHAIYHALNKGAQFVLLGSATESGINAHFRHEKAFLNSHPDVHLELGFNEELSHLIYAGADMIVVPSNYEPCGLTQMIGLKYGTVPIVRGVGGLVNTVFDRDYDQNLPPEKRNGYVFYQTDNYALESAMNRAIDLWYQSPDEFRQLAIQGMKYDYSWNIPGADYLKIYEWIRHRW; encoded by the coding sequence ATGTACATAGTACAGATTGCCTCGGAATGCGCTCCTGTAATCAAAGCAGGCGGTTTAGGGGATGTTGTTTACGGACTGAGTAGAGAATTAGAAGGCAGAGGAAATTGCGTTGAGATCATACTGCCCATGTATGATTGTATGCGCTACGACCATATTTGGGGTCTGCATGATGCCTACAAAGACTTGTGGGTTCCCTGGTATGGTGCAGCAGTTCACTGTTCTGTATACTGCGGTTGGGTGCATGGTAGGCTGTGCTTTTTTATTCAACCCCACTCCGAAGATAATTTCTTTAATCGCGGCTGTTATTACGGTTGTGATGATGACAATATGCGCTTTGCCTTCTTTAGCAAAGCCGCTTTAGAATTTTTAAATCAAAGTAACAAGCGTCCTGATATTATCCATTGTCACGACTGGCAAACAGGCTTAATTCCTGTTTTGCTGGCTGAGATTTACAAATACAATGGTATGGAATATCAGCGAGCTTGCTACACCATCCATAACTTTAAGCATCAGGGAATAGGCGGTGTACAAACTCTCTGGGCGACAGGGTTAAATCGAGAAGATTACTATTTCCAATACGATAAGCTGCGTGACAACTTTAACCCCTTTGCCTTGAATTATATGAAAGGGGGTATTGTTTACGCCAATGCAGTCACCACAGTTTCACCCAACCACGCAGAAGAAGCGCGATTTACAGAAGTGGGTTGTGGTTTAGGTCATACACTGCATTTAAATCAAGATAAATTCTCTGGGGTACTTAACGGTATTGATTACGATTTTTGGAATCCTGAAATTGACCGTTACATCCCCAATAACTATACCTACGAAGATTTTGAACAAAAAATATATAACAAAAAAGCTTTACGCGAAAGGCTCTTGCTTGATGCAGCCGATAAACCAATCATTGCTTATATTGGTCGGTTAGATAATCAAAAAGGTGTGCATTTAGTACATCACGCGATTTATCATGCACTCAATAAAGGCGCACAATTTGTATTACTGGGTTCAGCCACAGAATCAGGAATCAATGCTCATTTCCGTCATGAAAAAGCATTTTTAAATAGTCACCCCGATGTGCATTTAGAATTGGGCTTTAATGAAGAATTATCCCATCTCATCTATGCAGGGGCAGATATGATTGTGGTTCCCAGCAATTACGAACCATGCGGTTTAACTCAGATGATTGGTTTAAAATATGGTACAGTGCCAATTGTGCGTGGTGTTGGTGGGTTAGTCAATACGGTATTTGATAGGGATTACGACCAAAATCTACCACCAGAAAAACGCAATGGTTATGTATTTTATCAAACAGATAATTACGCCCTAGAATCGGCAATGAATCGGGCAATTGATTTGTGGTATCAGTCACCTGATGAGTTCCGCCAATTAGCGATTCAAGGGATGAAATATGATTACTCATGGAACATTCCAGGAGCCGACTACTTAAAGATTTACGAATGGATTAGACATCGTTGGTAA
- a CDS encoding DUF4365 domain-containing protein gives MDTREVIGERGESIFRVLITRKHPSRGYLFEHPRFLGEKKRAIDFYVELFHDESLIPFFFVQVKSTSQGYTQSDRRLRVKVNDSDMKRLAAYPAPTYVIGIDEQAEQGYILSGNGESTTGFSSLCTDYPLNPDVLALLWDEVKAYWTSPHHATFRSIFCDPKWRK, from the coding sequence GTGGATACAAGAGAAGTTATCGGAGAACGTGGCGAATCAATTTTTCGAGTTCTCATCACACGTAAACATCCTAGTCGTGGTTATTTATTTGAGCATCCGCGATTTTTAGGAGAAAAAAAGCGAGCAATCGATTTTTACGTAGAACTCTTTCATGATGAGTCTTTGATACCTTTCTTTTTTGTGCAAGTAAAGTCAACATCCCAAGGTTACACTCAAAGCGATCGCCGATTAAGAGTCAAAGTTAATGACAGCGATATGAAGCGTCTTGCAGCCTATCCTGCGCCTACTTATGTTATTGGTATTGATGAGCAAGCAGAGCAGGGTTATATTTTGTCAGGTAACGGCGAAAGTACCACAGGGTTTTCCAGTTTGTGTACAGATTATCCCCTCAACCCCGATGTATTGGCATTACTATGGGATGAGGTGAAAGCATACTGGACTTCTCCTCACCACGCAACCTTCCGATCAATTTTTTGCGATCCGAAATGGAGGAAGTAA
- a CDS encoding DUF4365 domain-containing protein, with product MKQNLQNFIAERAEYLAVMYLTRSNDLVIERMKSADYGFDILVTILRDNLPTGRVFGVEVKAQDTAIRNLKDFSLSITQKTTEYLHNVPFPLFLFLFTMEDDKGYYKWLNHVIADSNQVSLQWHSLDENGIRQIVDDVNAWYDAKSHFAA from the coding sequence ATGAAGCAGAATCTACAAAATTTTATTGCAGAACGCGCCGAATATCTTGCAGTTATGTACCTGACTCGTAGCAACGATTTAGTGATTGAAAGGATGAAGTCGGCTGATTATGGCTTTGATATTCTTGTAACGATACTACGAGATAACCTGCCGACTGGAAGAGTTTTTGGTGTGGAAGTTAAAGCACAAGACACAGCTATCAGAAATTTAAAAGATTTTTCACTATCTATTACCCAAAAAACAACTGAATATCTTCATAATGTGCCGTTTCCGCTATTTTTATTCTTGTTTACGATGGAGGATGACAAAGGATATTACAAATGGCTAAATCATGTTATTGCTGACTCTAACCAAGTATCTCTACAATGGCATTCTCTAGATGAGAATGGAATTAGACAGATTGTTGACGATGTAAATGCTTGGTACGATGCAAAGAGTCATTTTGCTGCATAA
- the pcrA gene encoding DNA helicase PcrA, with product MTTTIDFLSHLNPSQRQAVEHYCGPLLVVAGAGSGKTRALTYRIANLILKHRVNPENILAVTFTNKAAREMKERIQKLFAEQLAMTQHGTRFELLPEHEQTKLRSQVYRTTIKDLWCGTFHSLFSRILRFDIEKYQDEKGRKWNRNFSIFDESDAQSLVKEIVTKQLNLDDKKFEPRSVRYAISNAKNQGLSPQDFEKEQPNYRGRVIAQVYSSYQDKLAENNALDFDDLILVPTKLFQQNEQVLGYWHRKFCHILVDEYQDTNRTQYDLIRLLVTNGEDRKSEWNWQNRSVFVVGDADQSIYSFRMADFTILLEFQNDFGDGLPDEDTRTMVKLEENYRSCENILQAANELIENNTQRIDKVLKPTRGSGEQIHCHKADDELAEADFVIRQIRTLEHQHPELNWGSFAILYRTNAQSRPFEELLVRNQIPYTVVGGMKFYDRKEIKDVIAYLRAIANPADTVSLLRVINTPRRGIGKATIDNLINASQQLGVSLWEILSDETSVNTLAGRSAKAVNNFGQMIGRYQEQVATVPVSEIVMGLLEESGYVQDLHSQGTDEAEDRIQNVQELYNAVLQFQEENEDVSLTAFLQSTALSSDLDNLKEGQTAVSLMTLHASKGLEFPVVFLVGLEQGLFPNYRSMNDPASLEEERRLCYVGITRAQERLHLSFARERRLYGSREPALRSQFLDELPPELLTSQSKVRQNYPRNAATNNEKQEGSHNWQVGDQVLHKTFGIGEITHVFGSGNKISVAIKFASLGQKIIDPRVAQLQKVDGKP from the coding sequence ATGACTACAACTATTGACTTTCTCAGTCACCTCAACCCTAGCCAACGTCAAGCCGTAGAACACTATTGTGGCCCGTTGTTAGTTGTGGCTGGCGCTGGTTCCGGGAAAACCCGCGCTTTGACTTATCGTATCGCTAACTTGATTCTCAAACACCGTGTGAATCCTGAAAATATCTTGGCGGTGACTTTCACCAACAAAGCTGCACGAGAAATGAAGGAACGTATTCAAAAGCTGTTTGCGGAACAATTGGCGATGACGCAACACGGGACAAGATTTGAGTTATTACCAGAACACGAACAAACAAAACTGCGATCGCAAGTTTACCGCACAACCATCAAAGATTTGTGGTGCGGTACTTTCCACAGTTTATTTTCAAGGATTTTGCGCTTTGATATTGAGAAATATCAAGATGAAAAAGGGCGCAAATGGAATCGAAATTTTTCGATTTTTGACGAATCAGATGCCCAATCTTTAGTTAAAGAAATCGTCACCAAACAATTAAACCTCGACGATAAAAAGTTTGAGCCGCGTTCTGTCCGCTACGCCATCAGTAACGCCAAAAACCAAGGCTTATCACCCCAAGACTTTGAAAAAGAACAGCCAAATTATCGCGGACGAGTAATTGCTCAAGTCTACAGTTCCTATCAAGATAAACTAGCAGAAAATAACGCCCTAGATTTTGATGATTTAATTCTTGTCCCTACCAAATTATTTCAACAAAACGAGCAAGTCTTAGGTTATTGGCATCGCAAATTCTGTCATATTTTAGTTGATGAATATCAAGATACCAACCGCACGCAATATGATTTGATTCGGTTGTTAGTAACTAATGGAGAAGATAGAAAAAGTGAATGGAATTGGCAAAATCGCTCAGTCTTTGTCGTAGGCGATGCTGACCAATCAATTTATAGTTTCCGCATGGCAGACTTTACCATTCTGCTGGAATTTCAAAATGATTTCGGTGATGGTTTACCGGATGAAGATACCCGCACAATGGTGAAGTTAGAAGAAAACTATCGCTCTTGTGAAAATATTTTACAGGCTGCCAATGAATTAATTGAAAATAACACCCAACGAATTGATAAAGTCCTAAAACCAACGCGGGGAAGTGGTGAACAAATTCATTGTCACAAAGCTGATGATGAACTGGCGGAAGCAGATTTTGTGATTCGGCAAATTCGTACCTTAGAACATCAACATCCCGAATTAAATTGGGGTAGTTTTGCAATTTTGTATCGCACTAACGCCCAATCTCGCCCCTTTGAAGAATTGTTGGTGAGGAATCAAATTCCTTATACAGTTGTGGGCGGAATGAAATTTTATGACCGCAAAGAAATTAAAGATGTGATAGCTTATCTCAGAGCGATCGCTAACCCTGCTGATACAGTGAGTTTATTGCGGGTGATTAATACTCCCCGACGGGGAATCGGTAAAGCCACCATTGATAACTTAATTAACGCCTCCCAGCAATTAGGTGTCAGCTTATGGGAAATTCTCAGCGATGAAACATCTGTTAATACATTAGCTGGGCGTTCAGCAAAAGCGGTGAATAATTTTGGACAAATGATTGGCCGTTATCAAGAACAAGTCGCAACGGTTCCAGTCTCGGAAATTGTTATGGGTTTGTTAGAAGAATCTGGTTATGTCCAAGACTTGCACAGTCAAGGTACAGATGAAGCAGAAGACAGAATCCAAAACGTCCAGGAACTTTATAACGCCGTTCTGCAATTTCAAGAAGAAAATGAGGATGTTTCCTTAACAGCCTTTTTGCAAAGTACCGCCTTAAGTTCTGATTTGGATAATTTAAAAGAAGGACAAACAGCCGTTTCTTTGATGACTCTACACGCTTCTAAAGGATTGGAGTTTCCCGTAGTCTTTTTGGTGGGATTAGAACAAGGGTTATTTCCTAACTATCGTTCAATGAATGATCCCGCATCCTTAGAAGAAGAACGCCGCTTGTGTTATGTAGGAATTACCCGCGCCCAAGAACGGTTACATTTATCCTTCGCCCGTGAACGCCGTTTATATGGTTCACGAGAACCCGCACTGCGATCGCAATTTCTGGACGAATTACCCCCAGAATTATTAACTAGTCAAAGTAAAGTTCGGCAAAATTATCCTAGGAATGCTGCAACAAATAACGAAAAGCAAGAAGGATCTCACAATTGGCAAGTTGGGGATCAAGTCCTACACAAAACCTTTGGAATTGGCGAAATAACTCACGTTTTCGGTTCAGGAAATAAAATATCTGTGGCGATTAAATTTGCTAGTTTAGGTCAAAAAATTATTGACCCCAGAGTAGCACAGTTGCAAAAAGTTGATGGAAAGCCTTAA
- a CDS encoding recombinase family protein — protein MKVIAYIYCDPLLDSVPQNINWQWEVERIYEDLAKRNADGCTVRSQLQQLLTDCQNEPVEYLLVRRLEELGDTVEEVSDRLNELEAMGVAVIATEQSYTSEQSQFRAELLKLIQEIQYQQRSRRIRQGHARNRLEAAPPPGKAPYGYRRGQGKYIIDRSTSPVVKDFFDHFLLYGSLRGAVRYLAKKYAKKISVTTGRRWLTNPVYRGDTAYLNGEIISDTHTAILSKEEAAQIDRLLRRNSRLPSRTASAPRSLAGLVVCGECQSHTTVTRVTRRYQDQEYLYLRPINCPRSPKCRAIPYQDILESTIAKVCRDLPLAVAGMNSPELDTVKNSLGDAIARQQEILAQLPALIETGILDAETAKLREYKIRTEISALQAKLATLPPVNLRSVAQAVSIPQFWLDLSETERRFYLREFIRQIEISREDKQWDLRIVFIF, from the coding sequence ATGAAAGTTATTGCCTACATTTATTGTGACCCTCTCCTAGACTCTGTTCCACAAAACATTAATTGGCAATGGGAGGTAGAACGGATTTATGAAGATTTGGCTAAGAGAAATGCTGATGGATGTACTGTACGATCGCAATTACAACAATTACTCACAGACTGTCAAAATGAACCAGTAGAGTATTTGCTGGTTCGTCGTCTGGAAGAATTAGGTGATACTGTAGAGGAAGTCAGCGATCGCTTAAATGAATTAGAAGCGATGGGTGTAGCTGTAATTGCGACTGAACAATCCTACACATCAGAGCAATCCCAGTTTCGGGCTGAATTACTCAAACTAATCCAAGAAATTCAATATCAACAAAGAAGTCGGCGTATTCGTCAAGGACACGCTCGGAATCGTCTTGAAGCCGCACCGCCACCCGGAAAAGCACCTTATGGTTATCGCCGTGGTCAAGGAAAATATATTATTGACCGCAGCACCTCCCCCGTTGTGAAAGACTTTTTTGATCACTTTTTACTCTACGGTTCCTTGCGGGGCGCAGTGCGTTACTTAGCAAAAAAATATGCGAAGAAAATTTCTGTTACCACTGGGCGACGCTGGTTAACAAATCCTGTTTATCGGGGAGACACAGCTTATCTCAACGGTGAAATTATCTCAGATACTCATACAGCGATTCTTTCTAAAGAAGAAGCAGCCCAAATTGACCGACTATTACGCCGTAATAGCCGCTTACCATCTCGAACTGCAAGTGCGCCCCGTTCTTTAGCTGGGTTAGTTGTCTGCGGCGAATGTCAATCTCATACAACAGTCACTCGCGTTACCCGTCGCTACCAAGACCAAGAGTATCTTTATTTACGTCCGATTAATTGTCCTCGAAGTCCCAAGTGTCGCGCCATTCCTTACCAAGACATTTTAGAATCGACGATCGCTAAAGTTTGTCGTGATTTACCATTAGCAGTAGCCGGGATGAATTCTCCAGAGTTGGATACTGTCAAGAATAGTTTAGGCGATGCGATCGCTCGTCAACAAGAAATATTAGCGCAGTTACCTGCTTTAATTGAAACTGGTATTTTAGATGCAGAAACAGCAAAACTCAGAGAATACAAAATCCGCACCGAAATCTCTGCACTCCAAGCCAAGTTAGCCACACTCCCTCCTGTCAATCTGCGTTCTGTCGCCCAAGCCGTTTCTATTCCGCAATTTTGGTTAGATTTGTCAGAAACAGAACGACGCTTTTACCTGCGAGAGTTTATTCGCCAAATTGAAATTAGCCGTGAAGATAAACAATGGGATTTACGAATAGTGTTTATTTTTTAG